Within the Astyanax mexicanus isolate ESR-SI-001 chromosome 9, AstMex3_surface, whole genome shotgun sequence genome, the region TGAATAAATTATTCGAGAGGTACTTTTTTTGTTAGCTGTGGACTGTTTGCGCAATTCCATTTCTCTCATTCCAAAGaagaataattgctgtttgctgttgtttttctattttactcaaatGAAAGCACTAATATTGCTGGAAACAgctgcaggagctcctcagataaagtgttgGTTCTCAAGTTTCTCCAGGCACGGTGGAAAGAGATGAGCGTGTGAAACAACAATTGTAAAACAATGCCCAGTTCTAGGTCTCAGTACTGAAATCTACAGTATCTAAGCTTGAAGTATCTTTATTCTACAGTTTATTTGCAGTATCTGGAGATCTGTTCTGAGTGGACACTGAAGCACTTGTTTCAGCCGCAGTGGGAAAAGAGCGTCGGctaaatgtgataaatgtaaatgtaaacagagCATCGATATAAAACCGGCTGCTGATAACTGAACTGTAGACCGGCTGGATTTTACTCCAGCAGCCACCAATAAACAGAGCGATCCATCTCCTTTAACGTTCCTCTCCTCCACAAATGCTCTAAAACCGTTAGAGCAGATTGTGGTTACTCGTTTTTTCCCCAGATAATATCATTCTCTGTCTGTCCTCTCACTACCGAGCTCTACATCCCTAAAACATCTACAGCATCAACAGCCAATCGCTGGAGAGGAGCGACCCGGCCCAGAGCCAATCAGAACCCCCGAGAGAACCCGCCCAGAACATCAGCAACTCACCTGAACAGGTAATctgagagagatcagagagagagagagaatacagagagagagaaagagaaatagagcggGGGAATAGAGGGGCAGAAAGAGaaggaatagatagatagatagatagatagatagatagatagatagatagatagatagatagatagatgaaagagtgatagagacagagagggggagagagaaagaaactgaaagactggaggatagataaatagatatatagatatagaaaagagaaagagagaaagcgagagatagAGACTGGAGAAGAGACAgacctagatagatagatagatagatagatagatagatagatagatagatagatagatagatagatagatagatagaaagaaagggggagggagagagactgaaagagggaAGAGATAGACGAATAGATATATACATAGATAAGTGAAAGGGGGGGCGggaggagatagatagatagatagatagatagatagatagatagatagatagatagatagatagatagatagatagatagaaactagatatatagatatagaaaagagaaagagagtaagcgAGAGATAGAGACTGGAGAAGAGACAgacctagatagatagatagatagatagatagatagatagatagatagatagatagatagatagatagatagatagatagacaagtaCAGGAGAAGAGatagacagcaagagagagactgagagaagaaGGGAGAAAGTGGAGGActaacagacagatagatagaatgtgtggagacaaagaaagagggagagagagagactgagggatggatggacagagagagatagtctgacaagaggagagagagagagcaagagaaatatagagaaataGGGGGGCACTAAAGaattgtgagagaaagagagagaaatgattcttctaatttaatgatttaatgtaaaatgaataattataatGAGTGAATTGTCTATCTGCTTCTGCAGCAGTGAACCTGTTACAGTCATTCCATTAAAACCTTACTAAACTGTACTGAAATATTGAGAAATAGAgcaacagaaacagagagagagagagagagagagagagagagggccctGGAGAAGAGAGACATTCTTTAATCTTCTGCTTCAGACGCTGCGCTCCTTTCTTCTGTCCAGGCTTTTTGTGCTCTACCCAACACAAGCGTACGCATCATAAAAGCGAGCCGGCTAATGAATGGTGGTAAAAGGGGGCTGAGGGGGATGCAGTTGTTCAGTGCTTCCACATAATGCACCAAACACTCACGCCAAAGAAACTCCTCTAGAGATCTGAGAGAGAGCTGCACAGTGCTGACACAGCCTATAGCGCTTTACAGCAATCCGATGCACACATGCACAACTACTGGTTTTAAAAAGGGCACAAATCTGTTCAAAACATTAAAGATAATATCAACTCTCATAGAATGTGTAAAACAACTGTAACTTGTGGAGAAAGCAGAGTAAAGATTTGTAACTCCACTGAGCAGATACCCCTGTCAAAAGTCCATTACTCAGCACAGTACAGTGAGTAGATTGAGTATAAGAACACTAATCGATTGAACTTaatgtttaaatcaataaaatcaataaaaaacttttttatcaCTCAGCCCAATACAGTGAGTATTAGAACAGTAACCAAATACCCGtctcaagagtccatcactcagcccaatacactgagtatcagaacactaaccagataccccttcCTAGAGTCCGTCCTTCAGCCCAATACAGTGAGcatcagaacactaaccggaTATCCCTTTTCGAGAGTCCATCACTTAGCTAAATACATGAGTATCAGAACATTAACTGTATAATTctctcaagagtccatcactcagcccattacactgagtatcagaacactaactggataaccctctcaaagtccatcactcagcccattacactgagtatcagaacactaactagaTACCCCTGCCTAGAGTCCGCCTGTCAGCCCAATGCAGTGAGTATCAGAaaactaaccagatacccctttcAAGAGTCCATCACCCCAaaacagtgagtatcagaacactaatctgtagggctgcaacaaatgaatattttggtagtcgactaatctgatgaataTTTTTTCCCTCTCAaaagtccatcactcagcccaatACACCGAGTATCAGAACACCAACCGGATATgcctctcaagagtccatcactcagctcAATACAGTGAGTATTAGAACTCTAGAAGGCTACCTGCCTCTCCTCTAGAGTATCCATAGAGTtttcacagccctagtaaatgGGAAAAAACAGCTATTTATCTGTAGTCTACGCTCCATTACCATAACCATCAGAGGATGTTGTACACGTTACCGTCCATTTCTCAGCAAATGACATCATAGGAAATTGTCTAGCGATATGTACTCAGTATCACATAATcaacatatcatgataatatcgtattgCGAGACGCCCTGTGATTCCCGCCCCTAATCCTGAGGCTAAACATTTGGGGTCAATACattgagtatcagaacactaaccaaaTACCCATCTCAAGAGTCCTTCACTCATCCCAGTACAgtaagtatcagaacactaaccggaTCCTCTCTTAGCCCAATACACTGAGTATCAGAAAACTAACCggatatccctctcaagagtccatcactcagcccaatACAATGAGTATTTGAACACTAGAATGCTACCTGTCTcttgtcttgcgatatattgagtatcgcaaAATCAgcgtatcatgataatatcgtattgcgagatgccctgtgattcccacccctaatcctGAGGCTAAACATTTTGGGAAGCGAATTATGTCAGATATATTAATAATTTTGTATTAGGGAAACGTGAGtagaaaatctctctctctctctctctctcgctctctctctgtcgttcTTTCTCTCTATGAAATATATACTGAGTTGAGAGCAGCGCTGTGAGGATAGGTGTATTAATTAATGAGCTTTTATTAAATCTGCTTATGCAGGCAGTCTTACAGCACAGGCATATATTTACAGCACTCCTCTATTTTTATCCAGcactcccctcctcctcctcctcaactCCACCCACACTGCTGCCTTATCTTCAACACTTTCAGCACCTGGGCTCAGCACGTCTCTATACACACAGCTCGCTCGTTAACCAGGGAACACGGTTATCCTGCTGTTTCTTTACTTCTCACCTCAATATTAACTTTTTCTTTCTGTACAAGACTTTCCTAGACTCTCCTACACGCATAAAAACATCGATAGAACTGGATATTTCAGATTACGTGGGCTCTACCTTACACCCTGCCCAAGTtgcgtcgcaatgctcattgctatcttacacccctccaaCAGTCTATAGTTTCACTCCTTCCACCTGCCTTGTTttaatagcaacagagcttctgaatatatctacactcatgggcgtggtggtctggaaatgagtaatgctatctctatcttggcaacagaaaacacatgagctccactgactgaatacaacctagacagacgccaacactcagacgttcattgctatcttttgcatcaacaataaacaggatagtaaataaaataatattgctgttcccgtaaatgagctgctggagctccttcacagcgtcaaccagcagctcagtttcctctgctgagaagagtttgttggacacgtccaggtagctgcaccgttacaatagcaatccgccaaagtcagagctcacctggttctactcttaaagggaatgatgagcaatggatactctgattggtttattttatgttatgcctaaaactaaccacacccatgattaattattattagaattagtACGTGCCTTAGTACTTTTCccttcgttatgatagcaaagacacgccctgacacgctctaaatcaagctgctaaGTAGGGGCACTGTGTATCGATGGTTGTGAGCTAAAAATGGGGAGTGCAGAGgaataataacaattaaaataagttatttatttgcacactgctgtgtgttcatgtgtttaaCAAGCGAGGGTGTACTTGCAATGCACCCgtgatgccaagatagcaatgaacgtctgactgtttacgtctgtctaggttgtattcagtcagtggagctcctgtgttttctgttaccaagatacagatagcaaaactccagaaatgtacctgaacacacctcatttcataagcAGAACACCACGCccttcagtgtagatatattcagaagcactattgctatttaaacgacgcaggaggaaagagtgaaaatagactgttggcgggggtCTAAGATTGATGACTTTCATCAGGCAGCAGTTATTCCAGCAGTGTCGTTATTCTGCGAAGTCCTGAACTTTATGCATTACACTGCGCCGCCGCTTTCACGCCAGAATGCCCTCGTCACCCTTTTGTTACGCTGTTTTTCACGCCTCTCGTGGGTAAGTTTCTCTCTTTTGTTTGCCCGTCTCGCTGTACCCTGCCTGCAGAAGTGCTGCTCTGGCTCGTAAGGGTTTCTCTCATCTCTGACTGAACAAAAAAACTGAGCAGAAAGTGCAGCTTAAACAGAGGCGATGTGAGTCTGAGCGAGAGAACAGGCCGCTAAAATACGGTAAACTAGGCCAGCCTGCCACTGGCAGCGCTCCCACCGGACGGCTCTTTAAGCAAGATGGATGTTGGCCAGGATTCAAACAAAAtcgcaaaaaaaaactgtatgcaaTTTCTGAgcgctatatatgtatatatttatcaaAGCTGTGGGGCAGATCTGTTTGAATATACTGTGAATGGAAAATAAAGTTCGGTGTCATTTGCTGAGAAATGGACGGTGCCGTATGCAACATCCTCTGATGGTTATGGTAATGAAGCATAGACTACAGATAAATAGCTGTGGGTTGGCGAGGCTAGACAAGAAGAGTTCATACatcaattttatttcatttatattttttagcatctaataatagtgatacattACAGGTAGCATGCTAATGTCCTAATACTCACTtgagagggatatccagttagtgttctaatactgtgtcaccataaaaattggcatctctgtggtgctgctcataagaggtgtggacctgtttttcctgtaaagcggctttgtgaccacctttgttgtaaaaagcgctatataaataaaattgaattgaattgaatcttCAATGTattgggctgagtgatggactcttgagagggttatctggttagtgtGCTGATACTCAGTGTATTGGGCTGAAAGGGGGACTCGGTTAGTGTTCTGgaactcactgtactgggctgagtgagggactcttgagagggatatctggttTGTGTTCTGATACTCAGTGTATTGGGCTAATGATGGAATCCTGAAAGGTGTACCCGATTAGTGTTTtaatactcactgtactgagctGGGTGATGGACTCTAGAAAGGGTTATCCGGTTAGTGTTGTAATACTCACTGTATTGGACTGAGTGATGGAATCTTGAAAGGGTTATCTGGTTTGTGTTCTGATACTCAATGTATTGGGCTGAGTGAGTGAATCTCAAAAGGTGTACCCGATTAGTGTTCTAATACTCACTGTATTGGGCTAAGTGACGGACTCTCTAAAGGGGTATCCgattagtgttctgatactcactgtactgagtTGGGTGATGGACTCTAGGAAGGGTAATCCGGTTAgtgttatcaacaccttagcaatcaccataGCGAATGGTGGGAGCCCTTTTAGCTGTGCAAGCATCCTGCATTTCCTTCAAAAAAGGCACTTTCCCAGTTAATAATGAAGTCTggtcttaaattattttattataatcgaATTTTCCTCCTTTTAAAGGAGGTTTAGACACGCCTGGTGTATATATTTCCACACTGAGAGCAGCTATATATACGACATTTCTTTGAAGCCCATTTCCTGCTCTGATTATAGGTAACCCTTTATACAGACATGCCATTGTTTGCAGATGGAGCTTCAGTAAGTGGCTCTCGCTGCTGTATTGATGACACTGTCGTTACCTTTGTCTTGGGATCACCCATAATGCTGCGACCCAGACAGCCCCCTGTCACTTCAGAGCCGCTAAGCTCTCTGAGACCGGTCTGTTGTTTCACTTACTGATCGTTAAGGGCTTTAAAGACAGGAGCTTCTTCTCCGGCTGACATTAAATGACTGCCCCTCATTGCAGATGCCAACAAAAGCTTGTGGCTAATGGGAGAAAAAGGTCAGAACAGGCCTGTATAAATTTTATGAACAATAGGTACTGCAGTATATAATGAGACACCTTCTCCCAGCAGGTTTTGTAAGTACGTTACAAGGACGAGAAGACTTAATTCAGTTCAGATTAAGCTAAAAGCAAAGCATCCTGCTCGAATACTGCGTATCAGAgcactgctgttcacaaacggcaggtttaagttcatttttaaactcatttttaaaataaaacgttCAGGATCACTTAACACGCTCTGTGTTAGTTTACTCAGTTCACCACCTCTTTACAAACTGCCttgtgttttccagctgaaagttatgagctgtacaggacaaGATAGTATACATGTTGGCTAAATTAACATGTGAGCTAAATTAGCcttagcatttatttgtttacaaaaaaaatggctagttTTTCTGTGTACATTTCACTCACATGCAATttaaatagcactactgaggtaaatgtatgatttgattagcatttctgaggtaaatttatgattagattagcaatgctgaggtaaatgtatgctaGGAATAGCGCTgcttaagtaaatgtatgataagaaaAGCACTGGTGAGGTGAAtgtaggattagaatagcactgctgaggtaaattcctgataagaatagcattactgaggtaaatatttgATAAGAATAggattactgaggtaaatatatgataagAATAGTattactgatgtaaatatatgattagaaaagcactgctgaggtagatccATGATTAGTATAGCATTACTGATGTAAATTCTTGATTAGAATAGAAGTACTAAGGTACATTCATGCTAAGAATAGCACAGTTgagttaaatgtatgattaaaaaagcattgctgaggtaaatatatgataagAATAggattactgaggtaaatatatgattagaaaagcactgctgaggtagatccATGATTAGTATAGCATTACTGATGTAAATTCTTGATTAGAATAGAAGTACTAAGGTACATTCATGCTAAGAATAGCACAGTTgagttaaatgtatgattaaaaaagcattgctgaggtaaatatatgataagAATAggattactgaggtaaatatatgattagaaaagcactgctgaggtagatccATGATTAGTATAGCATTACTGATGTAAATTCTTGATTAGAATAGAAGTACTAAGGTACATTCATGCTAAGAATAGCACAGTTGagttaaatttatgattaaaaaagcattgctgaggtaaatatacgATTACTAAAGTaattctgaggtaaatacatgattagaatagcactgctgagataaatatatgattagaaaagcactgctaagGGTAAATTCATGAATAAAATAGTAGTACTGAGGTAAATATTCTTTgttctttgttggtttgtctaCTTTTAGTTTCTTTTAAGCCAAACAAAAATACATAGATGCTATTTATGCGATGGAAAATGCAATTTTAGTGCGCTACCTCTACAGATCACTCTGTTTAAGAAAGAGATGAAATCTGAACTCACCTCCTCGAAGAGCTCCAGGCTGTACGTGTTGTCGTCGTCGGCGAAGTAGACGATGCCCGCCTGGCTGCTGTTGGGGCTGAAGGTCTCTCTGAGCCACCTGAGCGCCAGGTTCCTCTGCATGGTTCCTCGGGGGATGCGGGGGTCTCGCGTGTCCCCCCTCAGCTTGTAGTTGCGCGGCGTCTCCACGTTCAGGTGGGTGTAGTTGAGGCCGGTCTCCCGGAGCAGCCGGGTCACCAGCGGTGTCCGTCTCTGGGAGTCCTCCACCAGGATCCAGTGCAGGTTGGGCACGTGGAGGAAGGTGTTGGCGAGCCGGGTGAGCTCGGCCTTCTGCACCGGCCGGCTGTAGGTGGGCGTGATGACGTGGATGGTGGGCAGCACGTCGGACCAGGGCGGCGGCCGGGTGTAGACATACTCGGTGCGCACCACCTCCACTATGTCCTTGTCGGGGGAGCAGTACTCCTTGGAGTCAGCGGGACCCGCCTCGCGCCGGGCGTCCGACCCGTCATCTACAGGGCGGAGAAAGAGAATTGAGCATTAGCTCGCCCCGGGGCAGCTCTCGCTATGTCTGACACATGCCAAGAACCCAAGAGGAGTACCTGCCAGGCGCTGCCGCTGGACCATTAGCCACTCGGGTATGATAAAGATCTCTTTTACTAGATGGTGACAGGCTGGAAAGAGTGAGAGCAGGCACCGTGAGAGGGGAACACTGGTGCTGTTCGCCAAGAAGAACTCTGATATAACCCTCTGATAAACCTACAACACTGGCAAAGGTGTCTTCTTCATCTctacctatatattttttaaatatttggcaCATGAAATTACTTAACTAAATTAAATATGTTCAGTCATACTGCAGCGTTTCAGACAAACGGAATGTTTAACTTGattttcatttttacactcttacactctcaAACTATTTAAAAGTAATCGAAATAAAGCATTCTGCATtagtttactacctcttcacaaactgtttGTTTTCGTATCTGAAAGAAAttagctgtacagggctaggatagtagtGCTAGCTTAGCTTGATCAGTTTGATTGAAAGTTTAGATTTCTTACTCTGTAAATTTAAATCACATGTGATGTAatgagcactgctgaggtaaatgtatgtgtagaatagcactgctgaggtaaaactatgattagaatagcacagctgatgtaaacttatgattaaaatagaatttctgaggtaaatgtatgattagaataacactgctgaagtaaatgtgtgtttagaatagcacttctgaggtacatttatgattagaatagcactgccgcTACACCATTAGCCACTCGGGTATGATAAAGATCTCTTTTACTAGATGGTGACAGGCTGGAAAGAGTGAGAGCAGGCACCGTGAGAGGGGAACACTGGTGCTGTTCGCCAAGAAGAACTGGCAAAGGTGTCTTCTTTATCTaaactcatatatattttttcaaatattCGGCACCTGAAATGATTTGGCTGAAAATAACTTAATTCAGTATGTTCAGTCATATTGCAGCGTTTCAGACAAAAGACATGTTTAACTTCATTTCTACACTCTAAtcaaactaattaaaactaatcTAACTAAAAAAGGATAGTAACGTTAGCTTAGCTTGATCAGTTTGTTTACCAAACGTTTAGATTCCTATTTCTCTGTAAATTTCGATCACATGTGATTTAAtgagcagtgctgaggtaaatgtatgattataattgcactgctgaggtaaatgcatcattagaattgcactgctgcagtaaatgtatgattagaataacactactgaggtaaaactatgattagaatggcactgctgaggtaaatacataCTGACAATAGAATTTccaaggtaaatgtatgattaaaatagcactgctgagctcttttgccgttcataaTTTGGCACCTGAAATTATTTAGCTAAAAAGAATAATTGACACCAAACTTTGGCTAAATTCAATATGTTCAGTCATACTGCAGCGTTTCAGACAAACAACATGTTTAACTTCATTTTTACTTAAActgtttaaaactaataaaataaagcattctgcattagtttactacctcttcacaaactgctGGAAGATACAAGCtctacaggactaggatagtagaGTTAGCTGAGCTTAATCAGTCTAGACATTTGCTTGTTAACCAAAAACTCTAGATTCCTTTTTCTCTGTAAAATTCAATCACTTTTTTCAATAgtagtgctgaggtaaatgcatgattagactaacactactgaggtaaatgtatgatcaaaataacactgctgaagtgaatgtgtgattagaatagaactTCTGTGG harbors:
- the b3gat1a gene encoding galactosylgalactosylxylosylprotein 3-beta-glucuronosyltransferase 1 isoform X1; its protein translation is MPKRRDILAIVLIVLPWTLLITVWHQSAIAPLLAIRKACHHLVKEIFIIPEWLMVQRQRLADDGSDARREAGPADSKEYCSPDKDIVEVVRTEYVYTRPPPWSDVLPTIHVITPTYSRPVQKAELTRLANTFLHVPNLHWILVEDSQRRTPLVTRLLRETGLNYTHLNVETPRNYKLRGDTRDPRIPRGTMQRNLALRWLRETFSPNSSQAGIVYFADDDNTYSLELFEEMRSTRKVSVWPVAFVGGLRYESPKVNAAGKVYGWKTVFDPHRPFAIDMAGFAINLRLILFKPQAYFKLRGVKGGYQESSLLRELVTLNDLEPKAANCTKILVWHTRTEKPVLVNEGKKGFTDPNVEI
- the b3gat1a gene encoding galactosylgalactosylxylosylprotein 3-beta-glucuronosyltransferase 1 isoform X2 gives rise to the protein MPKRRDILAIVLIVLPWTLLITVWHQSAIAPLLAIRKDDGSDARREAGPADSKEYCSPDKDIVEVVRTEYVYTRPPPWSDVLPTIHVITPTYSRPVQKAELTRLANTFLHVPNLHWILVEDSQRRTPLVTRLLRETGLNYTHLNVETPRNYKLRGDTRDPRIPRGTMQRNLALRWLRETFSPNSSQAGIVYFADDDNTYSLELFEEMRSTRKVSVWPVAFVGGLRYESPKVNAAGKVYGWKTVFDPHRPFAIDMAGFAINLRLILFKPQAYFKLRGVKGGYQESSLLRELVTLNDLEPKAANCTKILVWHTRTEKPVLVNEGKKGFTDPNVEI